Below is a genomic region from Buchnera aphidicola (Nurudea yanoniella).
AAACATTAAATATTTGCAAATTAGCCTTAAAATCTGCTAATCTTTCTGTAAAAGATGTCGATAATATTGTTTTAGTAGGAGGATCTACATATATTCCAATTATAAGGAAATATGTTATGGAATATTTTAAAAAATTTCCTCTTTTTTCAATCGATCCAGATAAGGTTGTAGTGATAGGTGCTGCCATTCAAGCTAATATGTTAAGTAAAAAAAATAAAAAAAATAATATATTATTATTAGACGTAGTACCTTTATCATTAGGAATTGAAGTCATGGGAGGTATAGTAGAAACAATAATTTTCAAAAATACAAAAATTCCTATTTCTCAAAAAAGAGAATTCACTACATTTAAAGATGGACAAAAATCTATTTTAATTCATATTTTACAAGGTGAAGAAAAAACTGTAAAAAAATGCAAATCTTTATCTAAATTTATATTATCTAATATTCCAATAAAACCTGCTGGTCAAACTATTATTATTGTAAAATTTCAAATAGATGTAAATGGGATTTTATCTGTTACTGCTAAAATAAAAGCTACTAATATTAAAAAAAATATTTCTATTAATTCAATATATGAATGTTGTGAATTACAAAGTTTTAATATGAAAGAAAATAAATGAATTTGCTAAAAACAAAAAATGAAAATAATTTATATTTCTTACTTTTATTTTCCATATATTACAATTTATAATTAAAAATTAATAATACTAAATAAAAATACAAGAATAAATACTATGCCAAAAATTAAAATTTTTCCTCACAAAATATTATTACCAAAAGGTGGAATTTTCCAAGCTGAACCAGGAGAAACAATTTTAGAAGTTGCATTACGAAATAACGTAAATATTGAACATGCTTGTAATAAATCATGTGTATGTACTACATGTCACTGTTTCGTAAAAAAAGGGTATTTTTCTTTATCGGCTTGCAAAGAAGAGGAAGAAGACATTCTTGACAAAGCTTGGGGAGTTCAATTAGATAGTCGTTTAAGCTGTCAAGCTCAAATAAGGGACCAAGATATAGAAATTGAAATTCCTATATATACTATAAATCAATTTTAACATTGTTCAAATTAATTAAATACAAGTAAAAAAC
It encodes:
- the fdx gene encoding ISC system 2Fe-2S type ferredoxin; amino-acid sequence: MPKIKIFPHKILLPKGGIFQAEPGETILEVALRNNVNIEHACNKSCVCTTCHCFVKKGYFSLSACKEEEEDILDKAWGVQLDSRLSCQAQIRDQDIEIEIPIYTINQF